A genomic stretch from Candidatus Hydrogenisulfobacillus filiaventi includes:
- a CDS encoding putative Spore coat protein (Evidence 3 : Putative function from multiple computational evidences) has product MKLSVIEAEGLHEILQDLAVNIEKLAAYADEAQHPELRQLIQEKLRESEQDYQELREMADWGSLFPNAEHGWTEATRMRIAGGAQSGPHPLQPRPSGRFSDRAIATDMLSASKSMAVRDIWSATEMGHQSLRRTLAELSRRELDFSFKVYKFMESQGWYPQYKVGENPERWLLETHRMPQDVHGAQWQA; this is encoded by the coding sequence GTGAAGCTGAGCGTGATCGAGGCCGAAGGCCTTCACGAGATCCTGCAGGACCTGGCCGTCAACATTGAGAAGCTGGCGGCTTACGCCGACGAGGCCCAGCACCCGGAACTGCGACAGCTCATCCAGGAGAAGCTGCGGGAAAGCGAACAGGACTACCAGGAGCTGCGGGAAATGGCGGACTGGGGCAGCCTTTTCCCCAATGCCGAGCATGGCTGGACGGAAGCCACCCGGATGCGCATCGCCGGCGGTGCCCAAAGCGGCCCGCACCCCCTGCAGCCCCGGCCGAGCGGCCGCTTCTCCGACCGGGCCATCGCCACCGACATGCTATCGGCCAGCAAGTCCATGGCGGTGCGCGACATCTGGTCGGCCACCGAGATGGGACACCAAAGCCTGCGCCGCACCCTGGCCGAGTTGAGCCGCCGCGAGCTCGACTTCTCCTTTAAGGTCTATAAGTTCATGGAGTCGCAGGGCTGGTACCCGCAGTACAAGGTCGGTGAAAACCCGGAGCGTTGGCTGCTGGAGACCCACCGCATGCCCCAGGACGTGCACGGCGCCCAGTGGCAGGCCTGA
- a CDS encoding DedA family protein, translating into MLHTINLVAGWIHSFGYLAVFVVLFIESLGVPSPSEIILLFSGYLISQGRFSYPLVILAGALGSTAGAAVAYQLAYRGGRRLLLTRLRWIFSSPARITYWENYFRRRGDITVVAGRILSGVRAVISYPAGLFRMPFPRFLLYTFIGATLWPALAAGAGWLLGRHLEAALALIHRYQWPALGLLALAAVALYLHWRWRRQALKGAVAALAEEEGTP; encoded by the coding sequence GTGCTGCACACCATCAACCTGGTTGCGGGCTGGATCCACAGCTTCGGCTACCTGGCCGTGTTTGTGGTCCTGTTCATCGAAAGCCTGGGCGTGCCCAGCCCTTCCGAGATCATCCTCCTGTTCTCGGGTTACCTGATCTCCCAGGGACGCTTCTCCTATCCCCTGGTCATCCTGGCCGGGGCCCTAGGCAGCACCGCCGGGGCGGCGGTCGCCTACCAGCTAGCCTACCGGGGCGGACGCCGGCTCCTGCTCACCCGCCTGCGCTGGATCTTCTCCTCGCCGGCGCGGATCACCTACTGGGAGAACTATTTCCGCCGCCGGGGCGACATCACCGTGGTGGCGGGCCGCATCCTCTCCGGCGTGCGGGCGGTCATCTCCTATCCCGCAGGCCTTTTCCGGATGCCTTTCCCCCGGTTCCTGCTCTACACCTTCATCGGGGCCACCCTCTGGCCTGCCCTGGCGGCAGGGGCGGGCTGGCTGCTGGGCCGGCACCTGGAGGCAGCCCTCGCCCTCATCCACCGTTACCAATGGCCGGCCCTGGGCCTGCTGGCCCTGGCGGCCGTGGCCCTGTACCTGCACTGGCGCTGGCGCCGGCAGGCCCTAAAAGGGGCTGTGGCCGCCCTGGCTGAGGAGGAGGGCACGCCCTAG
- a CDS encoding exported protein of unknown function (Evidence 5 : Unknown function): MSNRYLAALLLAGAAGPMAVVHPAHAAAPPAHTLVMTATAYGPSRRDNFPFGPVTFYGQPLVAGDVAVDPRVIPLGSRLYITGYRSPDLPQPGFYAVACDTGDAIQGDRIDIFLNGGPAQVAAFGIQAVRVTILPAPRPPAPPTGRRPRAGALKPDLLPVPGSSLIAEPPWRQPPPRPAAS; the protein is encoded by the coding sequence ATGAGCAACCGGTATCTGGCCGCCCTGCTGCTGGCAGGAGCGGCCGGCCCTATGGCCGTCGTGCACCCGGCCCATGCCGCGGCGCCGCCGGCGCACACCCTGGTCATGACCGCGACCGCCTACGGGCCCAGCCGGCGGGACAACTTCCCTTTCGGCCCGGTCACCTTCTACGGCCAGCCGCTGGTGGCGGGGGATGTGGCCGTGGATCCCCGCGTCATCCCCCTCGGCAGCCGGCTTTACATCACCGGCTACCGCTCGCCTGACCTGCCGCAGCCCGGGTTCTATGCCGTGGCCTGCGACACGGGGGACGCCATCCAGGGGGACCGCATCGACATCTTCCTGAATGGCGGTCCCGCGCAGGTGGCCGCTTTCGGCATACAAGCGGTGCGGGTGACCATCCTGCCCGCCCCGCGGCCGCCGGCCCCGCCAACGGGCCGCCGGCCCCGGGCCGGGGCCCTGAAACCGGACCTGCTGCCGGTTCCGGGCTCCAGCCTGATCGCCGAGCCGCCGTGGCGGCAGCCGCCGCCACGGCCGGCGGCATCCTAG
- a CDS encoding exported protein of unknown function (Evidence 5 : Unknown function) has translation MTRFIRTRGGRRLAGGVAALAGSLLLTAPAWAQSTASASGGLLGLGINLLSSDGSATANAGGNGLLSLSLNALSDGGSATGTGPVAAAANVLSSNGSGTGSGALAGVGANIGSSGGSASGSSSDGAGVGANVLASGGNGTGTGALGGVGANVGSSGGSATGSGLVGAGANVLSSGGTATGSGVAGIGLNALSSGGSATGSGVIGLGANIGGQPSASSTPAPSGAPSSSAPSSSSPTPSTSSTPPAASTAPSGVSALPVTPAPTVSAAVSATVPGATSVTTGVALGRDLAWGAAALAAGLAGLGLSRRRRHV, from the coding sequence GTGACACGTTTCATCCGGACCCGGGGAGGGCGCCGGCTGGCCGGCGGGGTGGCGGCGCTGGCCGGCAGCCTGCTTCTCACTGCACCCGCCTGGGCGCAGTCGACCGCTTCCGCCAGCGGCGGCCTCCTGGGCCTCGGCATTAACCTCTTGAGCAGTGATGGCAGTGCCACGGCCAACGCCGGCGGCAACGGTCTCCTCAGCCTGAGCCTGAATGCGTTGTCCGACGGCGGTTCGGCGACCGGCACCGGGCCGGTGGCAGCTGCGGCCAACGTTCTCTCCAGCAACGGCAGCGGCACCGGCAGCGGGGCGCTGGCCGGGGTAGGGGCCAATATCGGCTCCAGCGGCGGCTCCGCCAGCGGCAGCAGCAGTGATGGCGCCGGGGTGGGCGCCAACGTGCTCGCCAGCGGCGGCAACGGCACCGGTACCGGTGCCCTGGGCGGGGTGGGCGCCAACGTGGGCTCCAGCGGCGGGTCCGCCACCGGCAGCGGCTTGGTCGGAGCGGGGGCCAATGTGCTCTCCAGCGGCGGCACCGCCACCGGCAGCGGGGTAGCCGGTATCGGTCTCAACGCACTCTCCAGCGGTGGGTCCGCCACCGGCAGCGGCGTCATCGGCCTGGGGGCCAACATCGGGGGGCAGCCCTCCGCGTCCAGCACGCCGGCGCCGTCCGGGGCCCCCTCCAGTTCGGCGCCGTCGAGCTCCAGCCCCACCCCCTCCACCAGCAGCACGCCGCCGGCTGCCAGCACCGCTCCCAGCGGCGTCTCGGCGCTGCCGGTGACCCCGGCCCCCACGGTGTCCGCTGCGGTCTCGGCCACGGTGCCGGGGGCGACCAGCGTCACCACCGGCGTAGCCTTGGGCCGGGACCTGGCGTGGGGGGCGGCGGCCCTGGCCGCAGGCCTGGCCGGGCTGGGCCTCAGCCGGCGCCGGCGTCACGTCTAG
- the coaBC gene encoding Phosphopantothenoylcysteine decarboxylase / Phosphopantothenate--cysteine ligase, with protein sequence MNRGLRVVLGVGAGIAAYKAADLASRLVQDGHEVYAVLTPDATGFIGPLTFAALTHQAVGVDFEHGPLGPLSHVRLARWADVMVVAPATADLLARMAAGEAGNLLLATYLGMEGPVIVAPAMEEHMWDHPATQRNVERLRADGVTVVGPGEGHLASGAQGRGRMAEPGLILEAVLALTTPHSLEGRRVLVTAGPTWEFFDPVRLLTNPSQGRMGLAVAREARNRGAVVTLVHGPVTQDERWVEGTWRMDTEAVMTAEEMLTAVQSRAREMDVIVATAAVADFRPAASQERKLHKEELPRQWEMIPNPDVLRTVSAALAGAPARPLLVGFAAETDDLLTGAERKLREKGLDFVVGNRVGYDRGFGDRTATAVIIGRDGVVAQFSEIDKESLASELWDVIEAAWEGPQWGSG encoded by the coding sequence ATGAACCGCGGCCTGCGGGTGGTACTGGGGGTGGGGGCGGGGATTGCGGCCTACAAGGCCGCCGACCTGGCCAGCCGCCTGGTGCAGGACGGGCACGAGGTCTACGCCGTCCTCACCCCGGACGCCACCGGCTTCATCGGTCCTTTGACCTTTGCCGCCCTCACCCATCAGGCGGTGGGGGTGGACTTTGAACATGGCCCCCTGGGGCCGTTATCGCATGTCCGCCTGGCCCGGTGGGCGGATGTGATGGTGGTGGCGCCTGCTACTGCCGATCTCCTGGCCCGTATGGCGGCCGGGGAGGCCGGTAACCTCCTGCTGGCCACCTACCTGGGCATGGAGGGGCCTGTGATCGTGGCGCCGGCCATGGAGGAGCACATGTGGGACCATCCCGCCACCCAACGCAATGTGGAGCGGTTGAGGGCCGACGGGGTGACGGTGGTAGGTCCCGGGGAGGGGCACTTGGCCTCCGGTGCGCAGGGGCGGGGGCGTATGGCCGAGCCCGGCCTCATCCTGGAGGCGGTGCTGGCTCTCACGACGCCCCACAGCCTGGAGGGACGGCGGGTGCTAGTCACCGCGGGGCCGACGTGGGAGTTTTTCGACCCCGTGCGGCTGCTGACCAACCCCTCCCAGGGCCGGATGGGTCTGGCGGTGGCCCGCGAGGCCCGCAACCGTGGCGCCGTCGTTACCCTGGTGCACGGGCCGGTCACGCAGGATGAGCGTTGGGTGGAAGGGACCTGGCGCATGGACACGGAAGCGGTCATGACCGCGGAGGAGATGCTGACCGCGGTGCAAAGCCGGGCGCGGGAAATGGACGTGATCGTGGCCACCGCGGCAGTGGCCGACTTCCGGCCTGCGGCCTCCCAGGAACGCAAGCTGCACAAGGAGGAGCTGCCGCGGCAGTGGGAGATGATCCCCAATCCCGATGTGCTGCGCACGGTCTCGGCCGCTCTGGCGGGGGCGCCTGCCCGGCCCCTGCTGGTGGGCTTTGCGGCCGAGACCGACGACCTGCTGACCGGGGCCGAGCGCAAGCTGCGGGAAAAGGGGCTGGACTTCGTGGTTGGGAACCGGGTGGGGTACGACCGCGGGTTCGGGGACCGCACCGCCACTGCGGTCATCATTGGCCGCGACGGGGTCGTGGCTCAGTTTAGCGAAATCGACAAGGAGTCCCTGGCCAGCGAACTGTGGGATGTGATCGAGGCGGCCTGGGAGGGTCCCCAATGGGGATCCGGCTAG
- the priA gene encoding Primosomal protein N' has protein sequence MAVVEVVVERAVEALDRTLSYEAGNLTVEPGMRVLVPLGRQRATGIVVARDTAAPPRPLKAVLAVLDDRPLLTPALLDLARWMTGRYRCYWPQALAAMVPGAVRRGVRPAPEDPPLLAAGAEPRGPVRARIWTLARETPGLTLSELARRAGVQPAVVRRLWKAGGLAEADAPAPDPPPLLTPAQEAALEAARAAGRRPLLLEGVTGSGKTEVYFALMADALAAGRQALLLVPEIALTPQTVERVRSRFGPRVGIWHSALSDGERVRTWNGVRDGSIPVVVGARSAVFLPFARLGIIVLDEEHESTYKQDDHPRYHTREVAEQRAGLEGARLVLGSATPSVETAWRARQGAMVRARLPARYHGRPLPPVTVVDMRAELAAGNRSMFSRYLLDGISRRLEQGEQVVLFLNRRGFASFYLCRDCGRAVTCPHCAVTLTYHASPSALRCHYCFHSEPVPAVCPHCGSRRIRHFGVGTEQVEEAVARLWPQARVLRADRDTVGTRSQYEALYYRFLHGEADILVGTQMIAKGMDWPGVTLVGAVAADVGLNLPDFRAAERSFQLLVQAAGRAGRGDRPGEVVIQTYNPGHYAIEAAARYDYEGFLEQEIGFRRELGYPPFGCLWLVELRGPDAAAVAGAAQRLAEALRAQAPGVTVRGPAPAPIPRLRGAWRQHLLLAAPDPGRLEAAGVILAAQVPNPPVEMAVTVDPYHML, from the coding sequence ATGGCGGTGGTCGAGGTGGTGGTGGAGCGTGCGGTCGAGGCCCTGGACCGCACGCTTAGTTATGAAGCGGGCAACCTGACGGTGGAGCCGGGCATGCGGGTCCTCGTGCCCCTGGGCCGGCAGCGGGCCACCGGTATCGTGGTGGCCCGGGACACGGCGGCGCCGCCACGGCCGCTGAAGGCGGTGCTGGCCGTGCTGGACGACCGGCCGCTGCTGACCCCGGCCCTGCTGGACCTGGCCCGCTGGATGACCGGCCGTTACCGTTGCTATTGGCCGCAGGCCCTGGCCGCCATGGTGCCGGGGGCCGTGCGGCGGGGGGTGCGGCCGGCGCCCGAGGATCCGCCTCTGCTGGCGGCGGGAGCGGAGCCGCGGGGCCCGGTCCGCGCCCGCATCTGGACCCTGGCCCGGGAGACCCCCGGCCTGACCCTCAGCGAACTGGCCCGGCGGGCGGGGGTCCAGCCGGCCGTGGTGCGCCGGCTGTGGAAGGCCGGCGGATTGGCGGAGGCGGATGCCCCGGCCCCGGATCCGCCGCCGCTCCTCACCCCTGCCCAGGAGGCGGCGCTGGAAGCGGCCCGGGCGGCCGGCCGCCGGCCCCTGCTGCTGGAAGGAGTTACCGGGTCGGGCAAGACCGAGGTCTACTTCGCGCTGATGGCCGATGCCCTGGCCGCGGGCCGCCAGGCCCTGCTGCTGGTGCCGGAGATTGCGCTTACCCCGCAGACGGTGGAACGGGTACGGAGCCGCTTCGGACCGCGGGTGGGGATCTGGCATTCCGCCTTGAGCGACGGGGAGCGGGTGCGCACCTGGAACGGGGTGCGGGACGGGAGCATCCCGGTGGTGGTGGGCGCCCGCTCGGCTGTCTTCCTGCCCTTCGCGCGGCTGGGGATCATCGTGCTGGATGAGGAGCACGAGAGCACCTACAAGCAGGACGACCATCCCCGGTATCATACCCGGGAGGTGGCCGAGCAGCGGGCCGGGTTGGAAGGAGCCCGGCTGGTGCTGGGCAGTGCCACCCCTTCGGTGGAGACCGCCTGGCGGGCCCGCCAGGGGGCTATGGTCCGGGCACGGCTGCCGGCGCGCTATCACGGCCGGCCGCTGCCTCCGGTCACTGTGGTCGACATGCGGGCTGAGCTGGCCGCGGGCAACCGCTCCATGTTCTCCCGCTATCTGCTGGACGGGATCAGCCGTCGGCTGGAGCAGGGGGAGCAGGTGGTCCTCTTCCTGAACCGTCGCGGGTTCGCCTCCTTCTATCTCTGCCGGGACTGCGGCCGGGCGGTAACCTGCCCTCACTGCGCCGTCACTCTCACCTATCACGCCAGTCCGTCCGCCCTGCGCTGCCATTACTGCTTTCACAGCGAGCCGGTGCCGGCGGTGTGCCCCCACTGCGGGAGCCGGCGCATCCGGCATTTCGGGGTGGGGACGGAACAGGTGGAGGAAGCGGTCGCCCGTCTGTGGCCTCAGGCGCGGGTGTTGCGTGCCGACCGGGATACGGTGGGGACCCGCTCCCAGTACGAGGCGTTGTATTACCGCTTCCTGCACGGGGAGGCCGACATCCTGGTGGGGACCCAGATGATCGCCAAGGGGATGGACTGGCCGGGGGTGACCCTGGTGGGGGCGGTGGCAGCGGATGTGGGTCTGAACCTGCCGGATTTCCGGGCGGCCGAGCGCTCCTTTCAGCTGCTGGTTCAGGCGGCCGGGCGGGCCGGCCGGGGGGACCGGCCGGGCGAGGTGGTGATCCAGACCTATAATCCCGGCCATTATGCCATTGAGGCGGCCGCCCGTTACGACTATGAGGGGTTTCTGGAGCAGGAAATCGGCTTCCGCCGGGAATTGGGCTATCCCCCGTTCGGCTGTCTCTGGCTGGTGGAGCTGCGGGGGCCGGACGCGGCGGCGGTGGCCGGCGCGGCCCAGCGGCTGGCGGAGGCGCTGCGGGCCCAGGCACCCGGCGTCACCGTGCGCGGACCGGCTCCGGCCCCCATTCCCCGTCTGCGCGGGGCGTGGCGGCAGCACCTGCTGCTGGCGGCGCCGGACCCGGGCCGGCTGGAGGCGGCCGGGGTCATCCTGGCTGCCCAGGTTCCGAACCCGCCGGTGGAGATGGCGGTGACCGTGGATCCGTATCACATGTTGTGA
- the dapF gene encoding Diaminopimelate epimerase — protein MTHAQAAWPPIPFTKMHGLGNDYLYIDIRRAEPVLAELPWPDVARAMSDRHFGVGSDGIILIAPTDEPGCVARMRIFNADGSESEMCGNGLRAMAKWLYDRGEAGARQRILTGAGILEPEVVEVDAVGRARRIRVNMGAPRFRRRDLGMSGDPEAEFIDAALPWEGEALEATAVSMGNPHAIFFGPLWDTERLASWGPRLEHHPWFTRRVNVHSVEVVDRSHLRMRHWERGAGMTLACGTGAAAAAVAAAVTGRAGRRVTIEVPGGSLLAEWEETSGSVFLTGPAEEVAEGTFARR, from the coding sequence GTGACGCACGCGCAGGCCGCCTGGCCGCCTATCCCCTTCACCAAGATGCACGGCCTCGGCAACGATTATCTCTACATTGACATCCGCCGGGCGGAGCCGGTGCTGGCCGAGCTACCCTGGCCGGACGTGGCCCGGGCCATGAGCGACCGCCACTTCGGGGTGGGGTCCGACGGCATCATCCTGATTGCGCCCACTGACGAGCCCGGCTGCGTGGCCCGTATGCGCATCTTTAACGCCGACGGCAGCGAGTCCGAAATGTGCGGTAACGGCCTGCGGGCCATGGCCAAGTGGCTGTATGACCGGGGGGAGGCGGGGGCCCGCCAGCGCATCCTCACCGGGGCCGGCATCCTGGAGCCCGAGGTGGTGGAAGTGGACGCCGTGGGGCGGGCGCGCCGGATCCGGGTTAATATGGGGGCTCCCCGGTTCCGCCGGCGTGACCTCGGCATGAGCGGGGATCCGGAGGCGGAGTTCATCGACGCTGCCCTGCCCTGGGAGGGGGAGGCCCTAGAGGCTACTGCAGTGTCGATGGGCAATCCGCACGCCATCTTCTTCGGGCCGCTCTGGGACACGGAGCGGCTGGCCAGTTGGGGTCCCCGCCTGGAGCACCATCCCTGGTTCACCCGCCGGGTCAACGTCCACTCGGTGGAGGTGGTGGACCGCAGCCACCTGCGCATGCGCCATTGGGAGCGGGGGGCGGGCATGACCCTGGCCTGCGGAACCGGCGCGGCCGCGGCGGCGGTGGCGGCGGCGGTCACCGGTCGCGCCGGCCGCCGGGTCACCATTGAGGTCCCGGGGGGCAGCCTGCTGGCGGAATGGGAGGAAACCAGCGGGTCGGTCTTCCTCACCGGTCCCGCCGAGGAGGTGGCCGAGGGCACCTTTGCCCGCCGCTAG
- the rpoZ gene encoding DNA-directed RNA polymerase subunit omega — translation MRNTKPFRELVSQSPSKYALVVAAAKRGRAIMDGAPPLVETRASKPVTIALDEIARHGLIIEVPPAGNK, via the coding sequence GTGCGCAACACGAAGCCGTTCCGGGAACTCGTCAGCCAGTCGCCCAGCAAGTATGCCCTGGTGGTGGCGGCGGCCAAGCGCGGCCGCGCCATCATGGACGGTGCGCCGCCCCTGGTGGAGACCCGTGCCAGCAAGCCCGTGACCATCGCCCTGGATGAAATCGCCCGGCATGGGCTGATTATTGAGGTTCCGCCGGCGGGGAACAAATGA
- a CDS encoding membrane protein of unknown function (Evidence 5 : Unknown function) yields the protein MERNNPRPGVSPADPEGPHWATQRGDAHRQSALQDNAIGPVWDANEVWLIVAGGAMFAVFPQWYATLFSGFYLALFGLLVALIVRGVGIGFRSKDERPGWRQLWDWLFFFSSLVPAVVWGVALTDLVQGLPIDGHMNYVGSFLDLFTPFSLVGGRLLRAPLRPPRRSLPGPQDRGAPGLPRPGRGPAPGPPHGAGGGGVRADGLPGGTGAPPAGARPWLHPHPGGVEPLGGVGAGPAGTPRLGLRCQRAYHRALDLDHLRAAVSAGDGLEPQPR from the coding sequence GTGGAACGCAATAACCCCCGGCCGGGCGTGAGCCCGGCCGACCCGGAAGGCCCCCATTGGGCCACCCAGCGCGGCGATGCTCACCGCCAATCCGCCCTCCAGGACAACGCCATCGGGCCGGTGTGGGACGCTAACGAGGTGTGGCTCATTGTGGCCGGAGGGGCCATGTTCGCGGTCTTCCCGCAGTGGTATGCCACCCTCTTCAGCGGTTTCTACCTGGCCCTGTTCGGACTTTTAGTGGCCCTCATCGTGCGGGGGGTCGGGATCGGGTTCCGCAGCAAGGACGAGCGGCCCGGCTGGCGGCAGCTCTGGGACTGGCTCTTCTTCTTCAGCAGCCTGGTGCCGGCGGTGGTGTGGGGGGTGGCCCTGACCGACCTGGTGCAGGGGCTGCCCATCGACGGGCACATGAACTACGTGGGCAGCTTCCTTGACCTCTTCACCCCTTTCTCCCTGGTGGGGGGGCGTCTTCTCCGGGCTCCTCTTCGCCCTCCACGGCGCTCTCTTCCTGGCCCTCAAGACCGGGGAGCCCCTGGCCTCCCGCGCCCTGGGCGCGGGCCGGCGCCTGGCCCCCCTCACGGTGCTGGCGGGGGCGGTGTACGCGCTGATGGGCTACCTGGTGGTACCGGTGCTCCACCGGCTGGGGCCCGACCCTGGCTCCATCCCCATCCTGGCGGCGTTGAGCCTCTTGGGGGTGTGGGCGCTGGCCCGGCAGGAACGCCCCGGCTGGGCCTTCGCTGCCAACGGGCTTACCATCGTGCTCTCGACCTTGACCATCTTCGTGCTGCTGTATCCGCGGGTGATGGTCTCGAGCCTCAACCCCGCTAG
- a CDS encoding conserved protein of unknown function (Evidence 4 : Unknown function but conserved in other organisms), with amino-acid sequence MQTIKQSVSRAAWWISRRDGNVFIENGIWIIIVVLAMIVPIEGLRNALTNAFNQITQNLNAIP; translated from the coding sequence ATGCAGACTATTAAGCAATCGGTATCCCGCGCCGCGTGGTGGATATCCCGCCGGGATGGCAACGTCTTTATCGAAAACGGCATTTGGATCATCATCGTCGTTCTGGCGATGATTGTCCCCATCGAGGGGCTGCGTAATGCGCTTACCAATGCCTTCAATCAGATTACCCAGAACCTCAACGCCATCCCTTAG
- a CDS encoding protein of unknown function (Evidence 5 : Unknown function), with protein sequence MPVLTFTTLASIYLYVVIWANLVAGQAAQAGLDVWLSGQPAATARSVAVATLSQDGLSVSDPVIVLQRGIADRITVAFLLPGRSGLPPVRIRQTRAGVPATAGAQLPSGWRWSPQC encoded by the coding sequence TTGCCGGTACTCACCTTCACCACCCTGGCCAGCATCTACCTGTACGTCGTCATCTGGGCCAATCTGGTGGCCGGTCAGGCCGCGCAGGCCGGCCTCGACGTCTGGCTATCGGGCCAGCCTGCCGCCACCGCCCGCTCGGTGGCGGTGGCCACTCTAAGCCAGGACGGCCTCAGCGTGTCCGACCCCGTCATCGTTTTGCAGCGCGGCATCGCGGACCGCATCACCGTCGCCTTCCTACTCCCCGGCCGCTCCGGCCTGCCGCCCGTCCGCATACGGCAGACCCGGGCCGGCGTACCGGCCACCGCCGGGGCTCAGCTGCCCTCTGGATGGCGCTGGTCGCCGCAATGCTAG
- a CDS encoding protein of unknown function (Evidence 5 : Unknown function), producing the protein MESRQRFPGDPPRLAGTHLHHPGQHLPVRRHLGQSGGRSGRAGRPRRLAIGPACRHRPLGGGGHSKPGRPQRVRPRHRFAARHRGPHHRRLPTPRPLRPAARPHTADPGRRTGHRRGSAALWMALVAAMLAGLWPVSLDTGAWLAGSDRLEAAAVNAAWVADRAPPATRMDRFLGALRADLPPGTCLTVQHYHVAMQRHGWRREPAVHAEVRWKIRWPVPWPGHPQAVITAKV; encoded by the coding sequence ATGGAAAGCCGGCAACGCTTTCCTGGAGATCCTCCTCGCCTTGCCGGTACTCACCTTCACCACCCTGGCCAGCATCTACCTGTACGTCGTCATCTGGGCCAATCTGGTGGCCGGTCAGGCCGCGCAGGCCGGCCTCGACGTCTGGCTATCGGGCCAGCCTGCCGCCACCGCCCGCTCGGTGGCGGTGGCCACTCTAAGCCAGGACGGCCTCAGCGTGTCCGACCCCGTCATCGTTTTGCAGCGCGGCATCGCGGACCGCATCACCGTCGCCTTCCTACTCCCCGGCCGCTCCGGCCTGCCGCCCGTCCGCATACGGCAGACCCGGGCCGGCGTACCGGCCACCGCCGGGGCTCAGCTGCCCTCTGGATGGCGCTGGTCGCCGCAATGCTAGCCGGCCTATGGCCCGTATCCCTGGATACCGGCGCCTGGCTGGCCGGCTCGGACCGCCTGGAGGCTGCGGCCGTTAATGCAGCCTGGGTGGCCGACCGCGCTCCCCCGGCCACGCGGATGGATCGCTTCCTGGGGGCCCTACGGGCCGATCTCCCCCCGGGGACGTGCCTGACCGTACAGCACTACCACGTGGCAATGCAGCGTCATGGATGGCGGCGGGAGCCGGCCGTACACGCAGAGGTACGCTGGAAGATACGGTGGCCAGTACCATGGCCCGGACACCCGCAAGCGGTTATCACGGCCAAGGTCTAA
- a CDS encoding Putative regulatory protein Teth39_1325 (Evidence 3 : Putative function from multiple computational evidences): protein MDIKLVNIGFGNIVSANRIVAIVSPDSAPIKRIISEARDRGVLIDATYGRRTRAVIVTDSDHVILSAVQPETVANRLASREVPAEETVEEEEEEAEPAASEPAPSGES, encoded by the coding sequence TTGGACATCAAACTTGTGAATATCGGATTCGGTAACATCGTCTCGGCCAACCGCATCGTGGCTATCGTCAGTCCCGACTCCGCCCCCATCAAGCGCATCATCTCCGAAGCCCGCGACCGGGGCGTCCTGATCGATGCCACCTACGGCCGTCGTACCCGTGCGGTGATCGTGACCGACAGCGACCACGTCATCCTGTCGGCGGTGCAGCCGGAGACGGTGGCAAACCGGCTGGCCAGCCGGGAGGTGCCGGCGGAGGAGACGGTTGAAGAGGAAGAGGAGGAGGCGGAGCCGGCCGCAAGCGAGCCGGCTCCCTCCGGGGAGTCCTGA